The proteins below are encoded in one region of Sideroxydans lithotrophicus ES-1:
- the ppk1 gene encoding polyphosphate kinase 1, whose protein sequence is MAKTFPSQNFLNRELGLLEFNRRVLAQAEDASVPLLERLKYLCIVSSNLDEFFEIRVAGLKEQAKLGGLAAGPDGLEATQILKRLYAPTHQLIARQYQLFNEELVPALAQQGIKFLRRTHWNEAQKNWVRDFFMREVMPVLTPIGLDPAHPFPRVLNKSLNFAVELQGKDAFGRNSAKAIVQAPRVLPRAILIPPEISGCPYGFVFLSSILHAHVGELFAGMEVQGCYQFRVTRNSDLFVDEEEVKNLRISLQGELPQRHFGDAVRLEVADNCPPAMSEFLLQQFELKPEDLYSVKGPVNLVRLMRIPDQVARDDLKFAPFAPGMPTLLQKKGADMFKVLRKNDVLLHHPYQSFKPVIDFIQQAAADPNVVAIKQTVYRTGVDSELMEALIAAAMRGKEVTVVVELLARFDEEANINWASRLEEVGAHVVYGVVGHKTHAKMLMVVRREDNGLRRYVHLGTGNYHPRTARLYTDFGMFTSNEEVCSDVNEVFMQLTGLGKASKLRHLWQSPFTLHTNILAAIRNETRLAKEGKRAHIIAKMNSLLEPETITALYEASQAGVKIDLIVRGVCALRPGVAGLSENIHVISIIGRFLEHTRIFYFRNDLAHDVYLASADWMDRNFFRRIEVCFPVLDEKLKKRVLDEGLKSYLKDNAQAWEMDCNGFWHRKASARAATTCAQTALLQELGQPLAAADAD, encoded by the coding sequence ATGGCAAAAACCTTCCCGTCGCAGAATTTCCTCAATCGCGAGCTCGGCCTGCTCGAATTCAACCGGCGCGTCCTCGCGCAAGCGGAGGACGCGTCGGTTCCGTTGCTGGAAAGGCTCAAATACCTGTGCATCGTCAGCAGCAACCTCGACGAATTCTTCGAGATCCGCGTTGCCGGACTGAAGGAGCAGGCCAAGCTGGGCGGCCTTGCGGCCGGGCCTGACGGGCTGGAGGCCACGCAGATACTCAAGCGCCTGTACGCGCCGACACACCAGCTCATCGCGCGGCAATACCAGCTGTTCAATGAAGAACTCGTGCCGGCCCTTGCGCAGCAAGGCATCAAGTTCCTGCGCCGCACTCACTGGAACGAGGCCCAAAAGAACTGGGTCAGGGATTTCTTCATGCGCGAGGTGATGCCGGTGCTGACACCGATCGGGCTCGACCCGGCGCACCCGTTCCCGCGCGTGCTCAACAAGAGCCTCAATTTCGCCGTCGAGCTGCAAGGCAAGGACGCGTTCGGCCGCAACTCGGCCAAGGCCATCGTGCAGGCCCCGCGCGTGTTGCCGCGAGCCATCCTGATACCGCCGGAGATCTCCGGCTGCCCCTACGGTTTCGTGTTCCTCTCTTCCATCCTGCACGCGCATGTCGGCGAGCTGTTTGCCGGCATGGAAGTGCAAGGCTGCTACCAGTTCCGCGTGACCCGCAATAGCGACCTGTTCGTGGACGAGGAAGAAGTCAAGAACCTGCGCATCAGCCTGCAGGGCGAATTGCCGCAGCGCCACTTTGGCGATGCCGTGCGGCTGGAAGTGGCCGACAATTGCCCCCCTGCCATGTCCGAATTCCTGCTGCAGCAATTCGAACTGAAGCCGGAAGACCTGTATAGCGTGAAAGGGCCGGTCAACCTGGTGCGCCTGATGCGCATCCCGGACCAGGTGGCACGCGACGATCTCAAGTTCGCACCTTTTGCGCCCGGCATGCCCACCTTGCTGCAAAAAAAGGGCGCGGACATGTTCAAGGTGCTGCGCAAGAACGACGTGTTGCTGCACCACCCATACCAGTCGTTCAAACCGGTGATCGACTTCATCCAGCAGGCCGCCGCCGACCCGAACGTGGTCGCCATCAAGCAGACGGTGTACCGCACGGGCGTCGATTCGGAACTGATGGAAGCGCTCATTGCAGCGGCGATGCGCGGCAAAGAGGTCACCGTAGTGGTGGAGCTGCTCGCCCGCTTCGATGAGGAAGCCAACATCAATTGGGCCAGCCGTCTGGAAGAAGTTGGCGCACATGTGGTGTATGGTGTGGTGGGACACAAGACTCACGCCAAGATGTTGATGGTCGTGCGGCGCGAGGACAACGGCCTGCGCCGCTATGTGCACCTTGGCACCGGCAACTACCACCCGCGCACGGCACGGCTGTATACCGATTTCGGCATGTTCACCAGCAACGAGGAGGTGTGTTCCGACGTGAACGAAGTGTTCATGCAGCTCACCGGGCTGGGCAAGGCGAGCAAACTGCGCCATCTGTGGCAATCGCCGTTCACCTTGCACACCAATATATTGGCGGCCATCCGCAACGAAACCAGGCTGGCCAAGGAAGGTAAGCGCGCACATATCATCGCCAAGATGAATTCGCTGCTGGAACCGGAAACCATCACCGCGCTGTATGAGGCGTCGCAGGCGGGAGTGAAGATCGACCTCATCGTGCGCGGCGTGTGTGCCCTGCGTCCGGGTGTCGCGGGGTTATCCGAAAACATCCATGTCATTTCCATCATCGGGCGCTTCCTTGAGCACACCCGGATCTTCTATTTCCGCAACGACCTGGCCCATGACGTCTATCTGGCCAGCGCAGACTGGATGGACCGCAATTTCTTCCGCCGTATCGAGGTATGCTTCCCCGTGCTCGACGAAAAACTCAAGAAGCGCGTACTGGATGAAGGATTGAAGAGCTACCTGAAGGATAACGCCCAGGCCTGGGAGATGGACTGCAATGGCTTCTGGCACCGCAAGGCTTCTGCACGCGCTGCAACCACATGCGCCCAGACCGCCTTGCTGCAGGAATTGGGACAGCCGCTGGCGGCTGCCGACGCTGATTAA
- a CDS encoding thioredoxin family protein, which produces MVSLQPPLCDFGWKARPFDLPGVDGKRHTLESARGKNGLLVMFICNHCPYVKSIRDRIMRDVRELQQHGINSIAIMSNDPADYAEDSFDNMKLVAQQYDYPFPYVWDETQQVARDYGAVCTPDFFGFNAALELQYRGRLDASRKEAVPDAQRDLFNAMLQVAKTGQGPREQIASMGCSIKWRE; this is translated from the coding sequence ATGGTCAGTCTGCAACCCCCCCTGTGTGATTTTGGCTGGAAGGCCCGCCCGTTCGACCTGCCGGGCGTGGATGGCAAGCGCCATACGCTGGAGAGTGCGCGAGGCAAGAACGGTCTGCTGGTGATGTTCATCTGCAACCATTGCCCCTATGTCAAATCCATCCGCGATCGCATCATGCGCGATGTGCGCGAGTTGCAGCAGCACGGCATCAACAGCATCGCGATCATGTCCAACGATCCGGCCGACTATGCGGAAGATTCGTTCGACAACATGAAGTTGGTCGCGCAACAGTATGACTATCCTTTCCCTTACGTCTGGGACGAGACGCAACAGGTCGCCAGGGATTACGGAGCGGTGTGCACGCCTGATTTCTTCGGTTTCAACGCAGCACTTGAACTGCAATACCGTGGACGCCTGGACGCCTCGCGCAAAGAGGCGGTGCCGGATGCCCAGCGCGATCTGTTCAACGCCATGCTGCAAGTTGCAAAGACAGGACAGGGGCCGCGCGAGCAGATCGCCAGCATGGGCTGTTCCATCAAATGGCGGGAATAG
- a CDS encoding FecR family protein — protein MNAWKSRLSWTVAAIFLSATTAFADEVIGTVKSVKGEVSIVRSNAYIMGISGMQLMEIDKIITGPDSAVGVTLQDGTLMSFGSKSVSQLNRFRYDPARQNGNMLVTLSKGSMRFVTGLLGKRNPSAVSIRTPTSTIAVYGTDFIVSVGKE, from the coding sequence ATGAACGCATGGAAAAGCAGATTATCGTGGACCGTTGCGGCGATCTTTTTGTCTGCGACTACGGCGTTTGCCGACGAGGTCATTGGAACGGTGAAGTCGGTGAAAGGCGAAGTAAGCATCGTGCGCAGCAATGCCTACATCATGGGTATATCCGGAATGCAGTTGATGGAGATAGACAAGATCATCACCGGGCCGGATAGCGCGGTAGGAGTCACGCTCCAGGATGGCACTTTGATGTCGTTCGGTTCAAAGAGTGTCTCGCAATTGAACAGGTTTCGCTACGACCCTGCCCGGCAAAACGGCAACATGCTTGTCACCCTGTCCAAGGGATCCATGCGTTTTGTGACCGGGTTGCTCGGCAAGCGGAATCCTTCCGCTGTGAGTATACGTACCCCAACGTCAACGATAGCCGTCTACGGAACCGATTTCATCGTGTCGGTAGGGAAGGAGTGA
- a CDS encoding tautomerase family protein → MYAAAPAPWASPHRVAAATYIAFDELPDENWAIAGKLLDED, encoded by the coding sequence GTGTACGCGGCTGCTCCCGCACCATGGGCTTCGCCCCACCGTGTCGCAGCCGCTACCTACATCGCCTTTGACGAACTACCCGACGAGAACTGGGCGATCGCCGGCAAGCTGCTGGACGAAGATTAA
- a CDS encoding oxidative damage protection protein — MARTVQCVKLGRESEGLDRPPYPGALGQRIYESVSKEAWQGWIKFQTMLVNENRLNLADAKARKYLAEQMENYFFGAGTQMPTGYVPPKN, encoded by the coding sequence ATGGCAAGAACAGTGCAGTGCGTAAAACTGGGCCGCGAATCGGAAGGGCTGGATCGTCCACCTTATCCCGGTGCGCTGGGCCAGCGTATCTATGAAAGCGTTTCAAAAGAAGCCTGGCAAGGCTGGATCAAGTTCCAGACCATGCTGGTAAACGAGAACCGCCTCAACCTCGCCGATGCCAAGGCGCGCAAATACCTCGCCGAACAGATGGAGAACTATTTCTTCGGTGCAGGTACCCAGATGCCCACGGGATACGTTCCGCCGAAAAACTGA
- a CDS encoding tautomerase family protein yields the protein MPYVNIRIAGTLSREQKARIAEEITDTLERIALKPRSYTYIAFDELPDENWAIAGKLLDED from the coding sequence ATGCCTTATGTCAACATACGCATCGCCGGAACATTGAGCCGCGAGCAAAAAGCCAGGATCGCCGAAGAGATCACTGACACCCTCGAGCGCATCGCGCTCAAACCCAGGTCGTACACCTACATCGCCTTTGACGAACTACCCGACGAGAACTGGGCGATCGCCGGCAAGCTGCTGGACGAAGATTAA
- a CDS encoding DUF2288 domain-containing protein has product MSTMNPEDFKRASVNLETARIAWKELQRFFASGSAILVSAELDLVEVAFQISEDNKAQVLEWMQTGQIARVPDAQALAWYEADADVWAVVVRPYVLVQQA; this is encoded by the coding sequence ATGAGTACCATGAACCCCGAAGACTTCAAACGTGCCAGCGTGAATCTGGAGACTGCGCGCATCGCCTGGAAGGAATTGCAGCGCTTCTTTGCCAGCGGGTCGGCGATCCTGGTCAGCGCCGAACTCGACCTGGTCGAGGTGGCGTTCCAGATCTCCGAGGACAACAAGGCGCAGGTACTCGAATGGATGCAGACCGGACAGATCGCCCGTGTCCCCGATGCGCAGGCGCTGGCCTGGTATGAAGCGGATGCCGACGTATGGGCGGTGGTGGTCAGGCCTTATGTGCTGGTACAGCAGGCCTGA
- the pap gene encoding polyphosphate:AMP phosphotransferase has product MFESAELGHKIDKATYDKEVPKLREALLDAQFDLAEKAKFPVIILVGGVDGAGRGETVNLLNEWMDPRFIQAHGMGEPSDEEMERPMMWRFWRALPPKGKIGVFLGSWYTWPILNRAMGYTKAAELDQSLERAKRLEKMLTDEGALIIKFWLHLSREKQEARLKMLEKNPKTRWRVTKRDWQRFKRYDKFLTIHESVIRHTSTAESPWIVVEGSDARYRGLTIGKVILEALRKRLSESDKKKETAIRAAPLLPPIDKLNILATLDLTQKLEKKRFETELEKYQGKLALLTRDPRFKDITVIAVFEGNDAAGKGGAIRRITGALEARQYQVVPIAAPTEEERAQPYLWRFWRHIPRRGRVTIFDRSWYGRVLVERVEKFCSEADWMRAYGEINDFEAQLVRHQTVVVKFWLTISKEEQLRRFKEREKIGFKRFKITAEDWRNRDKWDAYEQAISDMVDRTSTEVAPWTLVEANDKYFARIKILKTLCQRIEAEMKKIK; this is encoded by the coding sequence ATGTTCGAATCTGCCGAGCTCGGTCACAAGATAGACAAAGCGACCTACGACAAGGAAGTGCCGAAATTGCGCGAAGCGCTGCTGGACGCACAGTTCGATCTGGCGGAAAAGGCAAAATTCCCGGTCATCATCCTGGTCGGCGGTGTCGATGGCGCAGGACGCGGCGAGACCGTGAACCTGCTCAACGAATGGATGGACCCCCGCTTCATCCAGGCGCACGGCATGGGCGAACCTTCCGACGAGGAGATGGAGCGCCCGATGATGTGGCGCTTCTGGCGCGCCCTGCCACCCAAGGGGAAGATCGGGGTGTTCCTGGGCTCATGGTACACATGGCCGATCCTGAACCGGGCCATGGGATACACCAAGGCCGCCGAGCTAGACCAGAGCCTGGAGCGCGCCAAACGCCTGGAAAAGATGCTGACCGACGAAGGTGCGCTCATCATCAAGTTCTGGCTGCACCTTTCCAGGGAAAAGCAGGAAGCCCGCCTCAAGATGCTGGAAAAGAATCCCAAGACCCGCTGGCGCGTCACCAAGCGCGACTGGCAGCGCTTCAAGCGCTATGACAAATTCCTCACCATCCACGAAAGCGTCATCCGCCATACCAGCACCGCCGAATCGCCGTGGATCGTCGTAGAGGGCTCGGATGCGCGCTATCGCGGCCTGACCATCGGCAAGGTCATTCTCGAGGCGCTGCGCAAAAGATTGTCCGAATCCGACAAGAAGAAGGAAACCGCGATCCGTGCAGCACCTTTGCTGCCGCCGATCGACAAGCTGAACATCCTGGCGACGCTCGACCTCACCCAGAAGCTGGAAAAGAAAAGATTCGAGACCGAGCTGGAAAAATACCAGGGCAAACTGGCCTTGCTCACGCGCGATCCGCGCTTCAAGGACATCACCGTGATCGCGGTGTTCGAAGGCAACGATGCTGCAGGCAAGGGCGGCGCCATCCGCCGCATCACCGGTGCGCTTGAGGCACGCCAGTACCAGGTCGTGCCCATCGCCGCGCCGACGGAAGAAGAACGCGCACAACCCTATCTGTGGCGTTTCTGGCGGCACATCCCGCGCAGGGGGCGCGTCACCATCTTCGATCGTTCCTGGTACGGTCGCGTGCTGGTCGAGCGCGTGGAAAAATTCTGTTCCGAAGCCGACTGGATGCGCGCCTACGGCGAGATCAACGACTTCGAGGCACAGCTGGTGCGTCACCAGACCGTGGTGGTGAAGTTCTGGCTGACCATCAGCAAAGAGGAACAATTACGGCGCTTCAAGGAACGCGAGAAGATCGGCTTCAAACGCTTCAAGATCACTGCAGAGGATTGGCGCAACCGCGATAAGTGGGATGCCTATGAACAGGCCATCAGCGACATGGTCGACCGTACCAGCACCGAGGTCGCGCCGTGGACGCTGGTGGAGGCCAACGACAAGTATTTTGCACGCATCAAGATCCTGAAGACCTTGTGCCAGCGCATCGAGGCGGAGATGAAGAAGATAAAATAG
- a CDS encoding 16S rRNA (uracil(1498)-N(3))-methyltransferase: MSAPRFYCPPPLPLATNFELPPEAAHHASRVLRLRVGDAVQIFDGLGNALDATINAINGKHVLLGNLQTFMGQQESGLHIALAQAMCTSEKMDWVVQKATELGAAEIIPVQTLRSVARLSSPRAEKRAEHWRNVAVSACEQCGRNTLPQLQTPQELGTWLEDVRHTAGGKFILLPGGAINLQSQPRPQGRATLLIGPEGGFTADEANIAQQAGFIPILLGPRVLRTETAALAGIAALQTLWGDFN; the protein is encoded by the coding sequence ATGTCAGCGCCAAGATTCTACTGCCCACCGCCGTTACCGCTCGCCACCAACTTCGAGCTGCCGCCGGAGGCCGCCCATCATGCCAGCCGCGTGTTGCGATTGCGCGTGGGCGATGCGGTGCAGATATTCGACGGCCTCGGCAACGCACTCGACGCTACCATCAACGCCATCAACGGCAAGCACGTGCTGCTCGGCAACCTGCAGACTTTCATGGGACAGCAGGAATCCGGTTTGCATATCGCGCTGGCGCAGGCGATGTGCACTAGCGAAAAAATGGACTGGGTGGTGCAGAAAGCCACCGAGCTCGGCGCAGCCGAGATCATTCCAGTACAGACACTGCGCAGCGTGGCAAGACTCAGCAGCCCGCGCGCCGAGAAGCGTGCCGAACATTGGCGCAACGTCGCCGTTTCCGCCTGCGAACAATGCGGCCGCAACACCCTGCCTCAATTGCAGACACCTCAGGAACTGGGGACGTGGCTGGAGGATGTACGCCACACTGCGGGGGGGAAATTCATTTTGTTGCCGGGCGGCGCAATCAACCTTCAATCACAACCCAGACCGCAAGGTCGCGCCACCCTGCTGATCGGTCCGGAAGGCGGTTTCACGGCAGATGAGGCCAACATCGCACAGCAGGCGGGCTTCATCCCCATACTACTGGGGCCGCGTGTACTGCGAACGGAAACTGCTGCGCTGGCAGGTATCGCTGCCCTGCAAACACTGTGGGGAGATTTCAACTGA
- the trkA gene encoding Trk system potassium transporter TrkA, translating to MKILILGAGQVGSTVAENLVGEANDITVVDSDGEKLRQLQDRLDLRTLAGNAAHPSTLEQAGIADTDMLLAVTQSDEVNLVACKLASSLYNTPTRIARIRTTDYLNRETVFSKENFCVDFSICPEQILTEYITKLIEFPEALQVLEFADGKVSLVAVRAFEGGLLVGKPLSYLRTHMPQVQTRVAAIFRQDRAIIPEGGTVVQDGDEIFFIAASDNIRRVLKEMRRMDKPAKRVMIVGGGNIGRRLAKALERDYQVKIIEFNKKACQKLAGELANTLVLNGDGTDEKLMQQENVKEVDVFCALTNDDENNIMSALLAKQGGARKVLALINRSAYVDLVQGGKIDIALSPAQVTIGSLLAYVRQGDVAAVHSLRRGAAEALELVAHGDRESSRVVGRRIDEIDLPKGATIGALVREDTVIMGHHDTVIEAEDHVIVFVVDKRMVKKVEKLFQVSLGFF from the coding sequence GTGAAGATCCTTATTCTTGGAGCGGGGCAAGTCGGGTCGACGGTGGCGGAGAACTTGGTTGGCGAAGCGAACGACATCACGGTGGTCGACTCGGATGGCGAAAAGTTGCGCCAACTGCAGGATAGGCTGGATTTGCGCACGCTAGCGGGCAATGCCGCCCATCCCTCCACGCTGGAACAAGCCGGCATTGCGGATACCGACATGCTGCTGGCAGTGACGCAAAGCGACGAGGTCAACCTGGTCGCCTGCAAGCTGGCATCGAGCCTTTACAACACGCCGACGCGTATCGCCCGCATCCGTACCACCGACTACCTCAATCGCGAGACGGTGTTCAGCAAGGAAAACTTTTGCGTGGACTTTTCCATCTGCCCTGAGCAGATCCTGACCGAGTACATCACCAAGCTGATCGAATTCCCGGAGGCTTTGCAGGTGCTGGAATTCGCAGACGGCAAAGTCTCGCTGGTTGCGGTGCGCGCCTTTGAAGGCGGACTGCTGGTGGGCAAGCCGCTGAGCTATTTGCGCACCCATATGCCACAGGTGCAGACGCGCGTCGCGGCGATCTTCCGCCAGGATCGCGCGATCATTCCCGAGGGCGGCACGGTGGTGCAGGACGGCGACGAGATATTCTTCATCGCCGCGTCCGACAATATCCGCCGTGTACTGAAAGAGATGCGCCGTATGGACAAGCCTGCCAAGCGGGTGATGATCGTCGGCGGCGGCAACATCGGCCGTCGTCTGGCAAAGGCACTGGAGCGGGATTATCAGGTCAAGATCATCGAGTTCAACAAGAAGGCATGCCAGAAGCTGGCCGGAGAGCTGGCCAACACGTTGGTGTTGAATGGCGACGGTACCGATGAAAAGTTGATGCAGCAAGAGAACGTCAAAGAAGTCGACGTGTTCTGCGCGCTTACCAACGACGACGAGAACAACATCATGTCGGCCCTGTTGGCCAAGCAGGGGGGAGCGCGCAAGGTGCTTGCGCTGATCAACCGCAGTGCTTATGTCGACCTGGTACAGGGTGGCAAGATCGACATCGCACTATCACCGGCGCAGGTGACTATCGGCTCGTTGCTGGCATATGTGCGGCAGGGCGATGTGGCGGCCGTACATTCATTGAGGCGCGGCGCGGCGGAAGCGCTGGAGCTGGTTGCGCACGGCGATCGCGAATCCTCGCGTGTGGTCGGTCGCCGCATCGACGAGATCGACCTGCCCAAAGGTGCAACCATCGGCGCATTGGTGCGGGAGGACACGGTCATCATGGGACACCACGACACCGTGATCGAGGCGGAAGACCATGTGATCGTCTTCGTGGTCGACAAGCGGATGGTGAAGAAGGTCGAAAAACTGTTCCAGGTTAGCCTCGGCTTCTTCTGA
- a CDS encoding OmpA family protein codes for MDAFSAWFVTVYLFYLLSDKPAGAPLSDIRETVVLLPDTEVKNSGVVILSGGKEFVVNQSLHGVELEGGNAEQKTYTPDEIQKLYPDVMQTLPKRPRSFTLRFEEDGAKLTAESINMIADIRQEITRRAAPEVVVTGHASRAGMDETNLSLSMQRAKVVRDVLVAGGVPAQIIQVVGRGEFDPAATTQDGVAGPPSRRVEITVR; via the coding sequence ATGGATGCATTTTCCGCATGGTTTGTTACGGTCTACCTTTTTTACCTGCTATCGGATAAACCCGCAGGGGCTCCGTTGTCGGACATCAGGGAAACGGTCGTATTGTTGCCCGATACTGAAGTAAAGAATTCCGGTGTCGTTATCTTGTCGGGGGGAAAAGAGTTCGTTGTGAACCAGTCCTTGCATGGTGTCGAGCTGGAGGGCGGCAATGCTGAGCAGAAGACCTACACCCCGGATGAAATCCAGAAGTTGTATCCGGACGTGATGCAAACACTTCCCAAAAGGCCGCGCTCATTCACATTGAGATTCGAAGAGGATGGCGCGAAACTCACGGCCGAGTCGATCAATATGATCGCGGATATCCGGCAGGAGATCACCAGGCGTGCCGCACCGGAAGTCGTCGTGACCGGCCATGCCAGCCGTGCGGGTATGGACGAAACGAATCTTAGCCTGTCAATGCAGAGGGCCAAGGTTGTGCGCGATGTCCTTGTTGCAGGAGGCGTGCCAGCACAGATCATCCAGGTGGTCGGCCGGGGCGAGTTTGATCCGGCGGCAACGACGCAGGATGGAGTAGCCGGGCCACCCAGCCGCCGGGTCGAGATCACCGTACGCTGA
- a CDS encoding SixA phosphatase family protein — MELILWRHAEAAQGVPDDARPLTDRGRHQAEHMAHFLSARLPQNTRILVSPALRAQQTAAALNKGFITAPNLGVHATPETAIATAGWPLAGGAVLLVGHQPWMGELASLLMTGRADYWSIKKGAVWWFSRREREGDFQTTLRLVITPDQL; from the coding sequence ATGGAGTTGATTCTATGGCGACATGCCGAGGCTGCACAAGGTGTGCCGGATGATGCGCGACCTCTGACCGACAGGGGCAGGCACCAGGCCGAACATATGGCCCATTTCCTTTCCGCCCGGCTACCGCAGAACACGCGCATCCTGGTAAGCCCGGCGCTGCGGGCACAGCAGACGGCCGCTGCGCTCAACAAGGGTTTCATCACCGCACCCAACCTCGGCGTGCATGCGACGCCGGAAACCGCGATCGCCACTGCGGGCTGGCCGCTGGCCGGCGGCGCCGTGCTGCTGGTCGGACATCAGCCATGGATGGGCGAGCTGGCTTCATTGCTGATGACCGGGCGCGCGGATTATTGGAGCATCAAGAAAGGCGCAGTATGGTGGTTCAGCCGGCGCGAACGCGAAGGCGATTTCCAGACCACCTTGCGTCTTGTCATCACACCGGATCAACTGTAA
- the argA gene encoding amino-acid N-acetyltransferase, with protein MPAAPASSTPEFVAWFRSVAPYINAFRGKTFVVAFGGEVVADGKFIELTHDFNLLAALGIRLVLVHGARPQIEQRLVQNNIEGSYHRGIRLTDAETMQCVKEAVGRVRVEIEALLSLGLANSPMANADIRVAGGNFITAQPMGVINGVDLMHTGCVRKVDVAALRDRMEFGEVVLLSPLGYSPTGEVFNLTLEDVATATAIALDADKLIFLTDTDGVHNKDGELLKELTIVEASKLLSGKRKLPDDVGLFLPCAVRACEAGVARTHLVSRHTDGALLQELFSDEGIGTMVVESTLNTLREATIKDVGGILQLLQPLEAEGILVRRSRELLEREIARFVVLEHGHRIIGCAALYPFADEKAGELACLAVQPAYRDHGYGDILLKHIAKRAQEMKLQKLFVLTTRTAHWFIERGFKEVDVEQLPAQKKTLYNYQRRSKVFVRNLR; from the coding sequence ATGCCAGCCGCCCCAGCCAGTTCAACACCCGAATTCGTCGCGTGGTTCCGTTCCGTTGCGCCCTATATCAACGCTTTTCGCGGCAAGACTTTTGTCGTCGCATTCGGCGGCGAAGTGGTCGCGGACGGCAAGTTCATCGAACTGACGCATGACTTCAATCTGCTGGCGGCACTCGGCATCCGTCTGGTGCTGGTGCATGGCGCACGCCCGCAGATCGAGCAGCGGCTGGTGCAGAACAACATCGAAGGCAGTTACCACCGCGGCATCCGGCTCACCGATGCCGAGACCATGCAATGCGTCAAGGAAGCGGTCGGCCGCGTGCGCGTGGAGATCGAGGCGCTGTTATCGCTCGGACTGGCGAATTCGCCGATGGCCAACGCGGATATCCGCGTTGCGGGCGGCAACTTCATCACGGCGCAACCCATGGGGGTGATCAACGGTGTCGACCTGATGCATACCGGTTGCGTGCGCAAGGTGGATGTCGCCGCACTCAGGGATCGCATGGAATTCGGGGAAGTGGTGCTGCTTTCGCCGCTGGGCTATTCCCCCACCGGCGAAGTGTTCAACCTGACGCTTGAGGATGTCGCGACTGCGACGGCTATCGCTCTGGACGCGGACAAGTTGATCTTCCTGACAGACACCGATGGGGTGCACAACAAGGATGGTGAGCTGCTGAAAGAGCTGACCATCGTCGAAGCCAGCAAGCTCCTGTCCGGCAAACGCAAGCTGCCGGACGATGTGGGGTTGTTCCTGCCTTGTGCCGTGCGCGCCTGCGAAGCGGGCGTGGCGAGGACACACCTGGTCAGCCGCCATACCGACGGCGCATTGTTGCAGGAACTGTTCAGCGACGAAGGCATCGGCACCATGGTGGTGGAAAGCACGCTCAACACGCTGCGCGAAGCGACCATCAAGGACGTCGGCGGTATCCTGCAACTGCTCCAGCCGCTTGAAGCCGAGGGCATCCTGGTGCGGAGGTCGAGGGAATTGCTGGAGCGGGAGATCGCCCGTTTCGTGGTGCTGGAACATGGCCACCGCATCATTGGCTGCGCAGCCTTGTATCCCTTTGCCGACGAAAAAGCCGGGGAACTCGCCTGCCTTGCGGTGCAGCCCGCCTACCGCGATCACGGCTATGGCGACATCCTGCTCAAGCACATCGCAAAACGGGCGCAGGAGATGAAGCTGCAAAAACTGTTCGTACTGACCACGCGCACGGCACACTGGTTCATCGAGCGCGGTTTCAAGGAGGTCGACGTGGAGCAGCTGCCGGCGCAAAAGAAGACGCTTTACAACTATCAGCGCCGCTCCAAGGTGTTCGTCCGGAACCTGCGGTAA